One genomic region from Tripterygium wilfordii isolate XIE 37 chromosome 20, ASM1340144v1, whole genome shotgun sequence encodes:
- the LOC119986997 gene encoding uncharacterized protein LOC119986997: MADILQKTGFKVSRKVETSIRAAKLVLLCVGFITTLIFFKVALLPCTFNFLLSTLSPLWIYLRSWLSPPYIYIILNFIIIVIAASSTQSLSNPLNNFKNDNSTTNPPWQDIQEEEFNPNFSINEKSIENPLKETSDSGQNNPGNITGEAEEEVEETLDTLEDTWRLIMEGKRNTAKPEPKKSDTWDTPPRVVVSKEKEDDVGSDDGNDPVAWARREIRKSDTFNDRVTLIKREIVQKSMTQDELTQRVEAFIKDMRLQREESEQLFREIISRGCGMDIIRQWSYILLASKQEMSQPSIIEITGSRHGGPTFMLMTAGVTSSHVINSSYYSEDARGLWCSCINWSS; the protein is encoded by the exons ATGGCTGATATTTTACAGAAAACTGGATTCAAAGTCAGCAGAAAAGTAGAGACATCAATACGGGCAGCAAAGCTGGTTCTGCTCTGTGTAGGATTTATAACCACTCTCATTTTCTTCAAAGTCGCCTTACTTCCTTGCACATTCAATTTCCTCCTCTCCACTCTGTCTCCTCTCTGGATCTATCTTCGCTCTTGGCTTTCTCCTCCTTACATCTACATAATCCtcaacttcatcatcatcgtcattgCAGCTTCTTCCACACAATCCCTATCTAATCCCCTCAATAATTTCAAGAACGACAACTCCACCACTAATCCCCCATGGCAGGACATCCAAGAAGAAGAATTTAATCCCAATTTCTCAATCAATGAAAAATCCATCGAAAATCCATTGAAGGAAACATCCGATTCCGGCCAAAACAACCCGGGAAATATCACCGGAGAAGcagaggaggaggtggaggagacACTGGACACGCTTGAGGACACTTGGAGGCTGATCATGGAGGGGAAACGAAATACGGCGAAACCAGAGCCTAAGAAGAGTGACACATGGGATACGCCGCCGAGGGTGGTGGTCTCTAAGGAGAAGGAGGATGATGTCGGCAGCGACGATGGTAATGATCCGGTGGCTTGGGCTCGGCGGGAGATACGGAAGTCGGACACTTTCAATGACAGGGTAACACTGATAAAGAGAGAAATTGTTCAGAAGTCTATGACTCAGGACGAGTTGACCCAGCGAGTTGAAGCCTTTATTAAGGACATGAGGTTGCAGAGGGAAGAATCTGAACAGCTTTTCAGGGAGATTATTAGCAGAG gaTGTGGAATGGACATAATTAGACAATGGTCATACATTTTATTGGCATCCAAACAAGAAA TGTCTCAACCCAGCATCATCGAGATCACGGGTTCAAGACACGGAGGTCCAACCTTTATGCTGATGACGGCCGGGGTCACATCATCTCACGTCATCAACAGTAGTTATTATAGTGAAGATGCTCGAGGTCTCTGGTGTTCCTGCATTAATTGGAGCTCATGA